Proteins from a single region of Cytophagaceae bacterium:
- a CDS encoding ThuA domain-containing protein: MKIKIFLFIFASFFILNISKAQTKKKPIKTLIVDGQNNHNHWPKITYMMKKDLEKTGLFKVDVMRSAYTWGEDTLMIKEFTINGMPATEPNKKPIPDPNFAPDFSRYDLVIVNFGWNAAPWPDATNRRFESFVKKGGGVVIVHAADNSFPAWPAYNQMIGLGGWGDRTEKDGPYVYYNDKAELVIDNSPGKAGSHGPQHEYTIQIRDPEHPVTKGMPTNWLHAKDELYDKLRGPAQNMKILATAYSGKEQKGTGRHEPMLMAIDYGKGRIFHTPMGHADYSVECVGFITCLLRGSQWAATGKVSIPIPSDFPTETKTSSKAFVK, from the coding sequence ATGAAAATCAAAATCTTCCTTTTCATTTTTGCATCCTTCTTCATATTAAATATTTCTAAGGCCCAAACCAAAAAAAAACCAATCAAAACCCTCATAGTTGACGGTCAAAACAACCATAATCATTGGCCAAAAATTACCTATATGATGAAAAAAGACCTGGAAAAAACCGGTCTTTTTAAAGTAGATGTGATGCGTAGTGCTTACACTTGGGGCGAAGATACATTGATGATAAAAGAATTTACAATAAATGGTATGCCTGCCACTGAACCCAACAAAAAGCCCATTCCGGATCCTAATTTTGCTCCTGATTTTTCTAGATATGACTTGGTAATCGTAAACTTCGGTTGGAATGCCGCTCCATGGCCCGATGCCACAAATAGACGTTTTGAAAGCTTTGTCAAAAAAGGAGGTGGCGTAGTGATCGTTCATGCCGCCGATAATTCATTTCCTGCATGGCCTGCCTACAACCAAATGATTGGCTTAGGAGGCTGGGGCGACCGTACCGAAAAAGATGGGCCTTATGTATATTATAATGACAAAGCCGAATTGGTAATAGACAACTCGCCGGGAAAAGCGGGTTCGCATGGTCCGCAACACGAATATACCATACAAATCAGAGACCCGGAGCATCCTGTCACCAAAGGAATGCCCACAAATTGGCTGCACGCCAAAGACGAATTGTACGACAAGCTTCGTGGTCCTGCCCAAAATATGAAGATTTTGGCCACAGCCTACTCTGGTAAAGAGCAAAAAGGCACAGGCCGGCACGAGCCCATGCTCATGGCCATCGACTATGGCAAGGGAAGGATTTTCCACACACCTATGGGTCATGCCGATTATTCGGTTGAATGTGTGGGTTTTATAACCTGTTTGCTGCGTGGCTCGCAATGGGCTGCAACTGGCAAGGTAAGCATACCCATTCCGTCTGATTTTCCAACAGAAACTAAAACAAGCTCGAAGGCTTTTGTGAAATAA